TCGGACTCACTGACCAGTCCCAGGTCGGCAACGGCATCATGGACAATCTTGCGCTCGTAGGCGCTCATCGGTTCCAGTGCCACCGGCTTGCCGTTTTCCTTAACCGAAGCTGCCGCATCTTCCGCGATCTTCTGCAGATGGCCGGTGCGCTCCTGGCGGTAGCCGTTGATGTCCAGGACCAGCCTGGACCGGTTGTCAGTCGCCGAGAGAACAGAGAGCCTGGTGAGCTCCTGAAGTGCCTCAAGGACTTCTCCGTCCTCACCCACCAGGCTATCCAGGGCATCGGACTCTTCCTCGGTCACGATGGAAATGTAAGTGCGGCCGTTGCGGACTTCAATGTCGATATCGCCGTCGATGTCGGCAATGTCCAGCAGCTCCTCCAGGTAGTCCGCTGCCACGTCGCCCTCTTCCTCCAGGCGGCTGGCTGACGATCCCTTGGCTACGTCAGTCCCCAAGGATTCGCCATGCGCGGACGCAGCCTGGCTCGCGATGATGTCCTCGGAAAGGGCGTGTTCGGTGCTCTCGGCAGACATTACTTCTTCTTCCTGTTCTTGCGTTGTGGCTGGATGCGCTGTGCTTTGGCCTGAGCGACGGCCGCCGCGGCGGCGGCCTCGGCCGCTTCGTCCTTCTTGCCGCCCAAGATGGGCAAGGCCGGAAGGCCCTTGGCGGCACGGCGCTCGGCGAGGGCCTTGGCGGCGGGGGATCCCGGCGTCGGCATGCGGCGGATGACGAAGAACTGCTGGCCCATGGTCCAAAGGTTGGTGGTGGTCCAGTAGATGAGGACACCGATGGGGAAGTTGATGCCGCCCACGCCGAACACGATAGGCAGGATGTAGAGCATCATCTTCTGCTGGCGCATGAACGGGCTAGCCATGGCCTCTTCGGACATGTTCTTGGCCATGATCTGCTTCTGCGTGATGAACTGCGAGGCCGTCATGGCCAGGATCATCAGGATGGAGAGAATCCAGACCGCAACGACGTTGCCACCCGGCGGCGTTCCGTGCAGCAGCGTCGCAGACAGCGGGGCCCCGAAAATGGTGGACTGGTCAAACTGGACCACCTGTTCGTGGTTCATCGCACCAATGCTTTTGCCCTCACGGCTAGCCGTCGAAATACCGGACAGTACGGTGAACAGTGCAAAGAAGAACGGCATCTGGATCAGCATGGGCAGGCAGGCGGAGAACGGGTTGGTCCCGTGCTTCTTGTACATGGCCATCTGTTCCTGCGCCATGGCCTGGCGGGACAGCTGGTCGGTTTTGCCCTTGTACTTGTCCTGGAGTTTCTTCAGGTCCGGCTGCAGCAGCTGCATGCCGCGCTGGGCCTTGATCTGCTTGACGAATACGGGAATCAAGGCGGCACGGATGACCAGCACCAACCCGATGATGGACAGCGTCCAAGTCCAGCCCGAAGCCTCCGGCAGGCCAATGGCGGTCAGGCCCTCGTGGAAGCCCACCATGATGATGGAAACAAGCCACTTGAACGGAAACATGATTGTTTCAAAGAAGTCCATACGATATCCCTATTCGTCAGGCCGCAGTGCGGCCTTCTCCATCAGACTGCGCAGCCAGGTACTTGTCCGGGTTGTTCAGTACAACAATTGTGGGGGTCTGGTTTTCAGGCCAGTGTCGGTGGCCTGCGGGGACGTGGTCCACACCGCCGGCGTTCCAGGGATGGCAGCGCGCCAGGCGCAGGGCTGCCAGCCAACTTCCCCTGACGGCGCCGTGCACCGTAATCGCTTCGAGGGCATAGGCCGAGCACGAAGGAAAGAAACGGCATACCTGGCCGTACAAGGGTGAAATCACCTTGCGGTAGGCCATTAACAAAAGAATGAGGATGTTGCGGGGCAGGTTCCAGAGGAACAGCGCAACTGCTGCGGCACTACGTCGGAGACAGGTAACGACGACGGCGGTGGCGTTACGCACGCAGTGTCCCCTCCTGTGTAGTACCGGCCGAACTGTTTGCGGCAGCCCCTGCAGGACGGCCGGCCAGCCGGGTGATCGTTGATTCCAATGCGGCATTGTAATCCGACAGCAGCTGGTCCCAGCTGGCAGTTGCGGACGCGGGAAGCGCCCGGACCACTATGGCAAACCCGGTGCCGTACTCGCGCAGCGAGGCAGCACCTGCTTCTCTCAGTCTCCTCTTAACGAGGTTCCTGGCCACAGCGTTCCCTACACTCTTGGAAACGATGAACCCGATCCGGCTGGGTTCGTCGGCAGCAATAGCTGCCGTATATAACACTACGTTCCGGCGTCCATTGCGGACACCGGAACGTACGGTTGTTGAAAAATCGGTCGCAGTCCTCAAACGGTTACGGGTGGCCAGCACCTTTAAACTCGCAAAGAAATGTCTACCGACAAGTCAGTTATTTACGCCGACAGCTCGGTACGGCCCTTGCCACGACGGGCTGCCAGGATGGCGCGGCCGGCACGGGTACGCATACGAAGGCGGAAGCCGTGCTTCTTGGCTCGACGGCGGTTATTCGGCTGAAAAGTCCGCTTGCTCACGTTAGTTACTCCAGTGGATCAAAGGTGCGCCCACCCGATCAGTATGGGGAAGAACTGGCCGACGCTAAGTTTTGTATATGCACGCTTCCCCCGGCTGCTCAAGCGCACTGCGCCTAAGAGATTCAGATGGGGCCAAAAAGCGGACACAAAGGACTTCACAACGTTAGGGC
The Arthrobacter sp. PGP41 genome window above contains:
- a CDS encoding Jag family protein translates to MSAESTEHALSEDIIASQAASAHGESLGTDVAKGSSASRLEEEGDVAADYLEELLDIADIDGDIDIEVRNGRTYISIVTEEESDALDSLVGEDGEVLEALQELTRLSVLSATDNRSRLVLDINGYRQERTGHLQKIAEDAAASVKENGKPVALEPMSAYERKIVHDAVADLGLVSESEGEGDGRHIVVSAD
- the yidC gene encoding membrane protein insertase YidC, whose product is MDFFETIMFPFKWLVSIIMVGFHEGLTAIGLPEASGWTWTLSIIGLVLVIRAALIPVFVKQIKAQRGMQLLQPDLKKLQDKYKGKTDQLSRQAMAQEQMAMYKKHGTNPFSACLPMLIQMPFFFALFTVLSGISTASREGKSIGAMNHEQVVQFDQSTIFGAPLSATLLHGTPPGGNVVAVWILSILMILAMTASQFITQKQIMAKNMSEEAMASPFMRQQKMMLYILPIVFGVGGINFPIGVLIYWTTTNLWTMGQQFFVIRRMPTPGSPAAKALAERRAAKGLPALPILGGKKDEAAEAAAAAAVAQAKAQRIQPQRKNRKKK
- the yidD gene encoding membrane protein insertion efficiency factor YidD — its product is MRNATAVVVTCLRRSAAAVALFLWNLPRNILILLLMAYRKVISPLYGQVCRFFPSCSAYALEAITVHGAVRGSWLAALRLARCHPWNAGGVDHVPAGHRHWPENQTPTIVVLNNPDKYLAAQSDGEGRTAA
- the rnpA gene encoding ribonuclease P protein component → MLATRNRLRTATDFSTTVRSGVRNGRRNVVLYTAAIAADEPSRIGFIVSKSVGNAVARNLVKRRLREAGAASLREYGTGFAIVVRALPASATASWDQLLSDYNAALESTITRLAGRPAGAAANSSAGTTQEGTLRA
- the rpmH gene encoding 50S ribosomal protein L34; the protein is MSKRTFQPNNRRRAKKHGFRLRMRTRAGRAILAARRGKGRTELSA